A window from Lagopus muta isolate bLagMut1 chromosome 5, bLagMut1 primary, whole genome shotgun sequence encodes these proteins:
- the KCNIP2 gene encoding Kv channel-interacting protein 2 isoform X1, with protein MRSKGRKESLSDSRDLDGSYDQLTGNPPGQTKKALKQRFLKLLPCCRPKSIPSLSESNVEDEFELSTVCHRPEGLEQLQEQTKFTRKELQVLYRGFKNECPSGIVNEENFKQIYSQFFPQGDSSTYATFLFNAFDTDHDGSVSFEDFVSGLSIILRGTIDDRLNWAFNLYDLNKDGCITKEEMLDIMKSIYDMMGKYTYPAMREEAPREHVENFFQKMDRNKDGVVTIEEFLESCQKDENIMRSMQLFDNVI; from the exons ATGCGGAGCAAAGGCAGGAAGGAGAGCCTGTCCGACTCCCGCGACCTGGACGGCTCCTACGACCAGCTGACGG gCAACCCGCCGGGCCAAACTAAAAAAGCGCTGAAGCAGCGATTCCTCAaactgctgccctgctgccggCCCAAATCCATCCCCTCGCTCAGCGAAAGCAA TGTCGAGGATGAGTTTGAGCTCTCCACCGTCTGCCACCGCCCCgaggggctggagcagctccaggagcagaCCAAGTTCACCCGCAAAGAGCTGCAGGTCCTGTACCGGGGCTTCAAGAAC GAGTGCCCAAGTGGCATCGTTAATGAAGAAAACTTCAAGCAGATCTACTCGCAGTTCTTCCCACAAGGAG ACTCCAGCACGTATGCCACCTTCCTTTTCAATGCCTTCGACACTGACCACGATGGCTCTGTCAGCTTTGAG GACTTTGTGTCTGGGCTGTCCATCATCCTGCGAGGTACCATCGATGACCGCCTGAACTGGGCCTTCAATCTCTATGACCTGAACAAAGACGGCTGCATCACCAAAGAG GAAATGCTGGACATCATGAAATCCATCTACGACATGATGGGCAAGTACACCTACCCGGCCATGCGGGAGGAAGCACCCCGGGAGCATGTGGAGAATTTCTTCCAG AAAATGGACCGAAACAAAGATGGTGTGGTGACAATCGAGGAGTTCCTGGAGTCCTGCCAGAAG gaTGAGAACATCATGAGGTCCATGCAGCTCTTCGACAACGTCATTTAG
- the KCNIP2 gene encoding Kv channel-interacting protein 2 isoform X2, whose translation MRSKGRKESLSDSRDLDGSYDQLTDSVEDEFELSTVCHRPEGLEQLQEQTKFTRKELQVLYRGFKNECPSGIVNEENFKQIYSQFFPQGDSSTYATFLFNAFDTDHDGSVSFEDFVSGLSIILRGTIDDRLNWAFNLYDLNKDGCITKEEMLDIMKSIYDMMGKYTYPAMREEAPREHVENFFQKMDRNKDGVVTIEEFLESCQKDENIMRSMQLFDNVI comes from the exons ATGCGGAGCAAAGGCAGGAAGGAGAGCCTGTCCGACTCCCGCGACCTGGACGGCTCCTACGACCAGCTGACGG ACAGTGTCGAGGATGAGTTTGAGCTCTCCACCGTCTGCCACCGCCCCgaggggctggagcagctccaggagcagaCCAAGTTCACCCGCAAAGAGCTGCAGGTCCTGTACCGGGGCTTCAAGAAC GAGTGCCCAAGTGGCATCGTTAATGAAGAAAACTTCAAGCAGATCTACTCGCAGTTCTTCCCACAAGGAG ACTCCAGCACGTATGCCACCTTCCTTTTCAATGCCTTCGACACTGACCACGATGGCTCTGTCAGCTTTGAG GACTTTGTGTCTGGGCTGTCCATCATCCTGCGAGGTACCATCGATGACCGCCTGAACTGGGCCTTCAATCTCTATGACCTGAACAAAGACGGCTGCATCACCAAAGAG GAAATGCTGGACATCATGAAATCCATCTACGACATGATGGGCAAGTACACCTACCCGGCCATGCGGGAGGAAGCACCCCGGGAGCATGTGGAGAATTTCTTCCAG AAAATGGACCGAAACAAAGATGGTGTGGTGACAATCGAGGAGTTCCTGGAGTCCTGCCAGAAG gaTGAGAACATCATGAGGTCCATGCAGCTCTTCGACAACGTCATTTAG
- the KCNIP2 gene encoding Kv channel-interacting protein 2 isoform X4, whose protein sequence is MSHCQQRCKRQLGRVIRFFYQFVTGTLSQDSVEDEFELSTVCHRPEGLEQLQEQTKFTRKELQVLYRGFKNECPSGIVNEENFKQIYSQFFPQGDSSTYATFLFNAFDTDHDGSVSFEDFVSGLSIILRGTIDDRLNWAFNLYDLNKDGCITKEEMLDIMKSIYDMMGKYTYPAMREEAPREHVENFFQKMDRNKDGVVTIEEFLESCQKDENIMRSMQLFDNVI, encoded by the exons ATGAGCCACTGCCAGCAGCGCTGCAAGAGGCAGCTGGGCCGGGTGATCCGCTTCTTCTACCAGTTTGTCACTGGGACCCTCTCGCAAG ACAGTGTCGAGGATGAGTTTGAGCTCTCCACCGTCTGCCACCGCCCCgaggggctggagcagctccaggagcagaCCAAGTTCACCCGCAAAGAGCTGCAGGTCCTGTACCGGGGCTTCAAGAAC GAGTGCCCAAGTGGCATCGTTAATGAAGAAAACTTCAAGCAGATCTACTCGCAGTTCTTCCCACAAGGAG ACTCCAGCACGTATGCCACCTTCCTTTTCAATGCCTTCGACACTGACCACGATGGCTCTGTCAGCTTTGAG GACTTTGTGTCTGGGCTGTCCATCATCCTGCGAGGTACCATCGATGACCGCCTGAACTGGGCCTTCAATCTCTATGACCTGAACAAAGACGGCTGCATCACCAAAGAG GAAATGCTGGACATCATGAAATCCATCTACGACATGATGGGCAAGTACACCTACCCGGCCATGCGGGAGGAAGCACCCCGGGAGCATGTGGAGAATTTCTTCCAG AAAATGGACCGAAACAAAGATGGTGTGGTGACAATCGAGGAGTTCCTGGAGTCCTGCCAGAAG gaTGAGAACATCATGAGGTCCATGCAGCTCTTCGACAACGTCATTTAG
- the KCNIP2 gene encoding Kv channel-interacting protein 2 isoform X3: MSFPAALWDLQELKTVGIILLLCFSFKLLHVLGIIHLTGGDSVEDEFELSTVCHRPEGLEQLQEQTKFTRKELQVLYRGFKNECPSGIVNEENFKQIYSQFFPQGDSSTYATFLFNAFDTDHDGSVSFEDFVSGLSIILRGTIDDRLNWAFNLYDLNKDGCITKEEMLDIMKSIYDMMGKYTYPAMREEAPREHVENFFQKMDRNKDGVVTIEEFLESCQKDENIMRSMQLFDNVI; encoded by the exons ATGTCATTCCCTGCTGCACTCTGGGATCTGCAGGAGCTGAAAACAGTAGGCATtatcctgctgctctgcttcagctTCAAGCTGCTCCATGTCTTGGGCATTATCCACCTGACTGGGGGAG ACAGTGTCGAGGATGAGTTTGAGCTCTCCACCGTCTGCCACCGCCCCgaggggctggagcagctccaggagcagaCCAAGTTCACCCGCAAAGAGCTGCAGGTCCTGTACCGGGGCTTCAAGAAC GAGTGCCCAAGTGGCATCGTTAATGAAGAAAACTTCAAGCAGATCTACTCGCAGTTCTTCCCACAAGGAG ACTCCAGCACGTATGCCACCTTCCTTTTCAATGCCTTCGACACTGACCACGATGGCTCTGTCAGCTTTGAG GACTTTGTGTCTGGGCTGTCCATCATCCTGCGAGGTACCATCGATGACCGCCTGAACTGGGCCTTCAATCTCTATGACCTGAACAAAGACGGCTGCATCACCAAAGAG GAAATGCTGGACATCATGAAATCCATCTACGACATGATGGGCAAGTACACCTACCCGGCCATGCGGGAGGAAGCACCCCGGGAGCATGTGGAGAATTTCTTCCAG AAAATGGACCGAAACAAAGATGGTGTGGTGACAATCGAGGAGTTCCTGGAGTCCTGCCAGAAG gaTGAGAACATCATGAGGTCCATGCAGCTCTTCGACAACGTCATTTAG